GGGCTCTCGGTCCGGGCGACCGAGGAGATCGTGGCCCTGGCGCTCAACGACGGCCCGGCCAAGACGCCGGCGGCCAAGCGCCGTGCGAAGCCGCACGCGCCGGCGTTGACCGATCTGGCCGACCGGCTCTCCGACCGGTTCGACACCCGGGTGAAGGTGGACATCGGCCGGAGCAAAGGAAAGATCACCATCGAGTTCGCCACGGTCGACGACCTGGAGCGGATCGTCGGGATCATCGGGGTCGGCGAGGAGGGCCAACCGGAGTCCGGGGACTGACCCCCGAGCCGCTCGTCCTCGGCCGCGTACCCCCTCGGGTGCGCGGCCGTTTCGTCGTACCGGAGGCTGTCGGCGTGACCCCTGTCCACACCGGGACGCCCAGCAGGGGCGCTCGCCTACCGGACGTGACCGGTGGTGGCCCACGGACGCCCGCAGCCCTGCGAGGCAGACCCGGCGGCTGATCCCCTCGTCGCCCCGGCGTCAACTCAGCCACGCGGCGCAGCCGTGCTGGTGGCCGAGGCGGGGACTGGCCCATCCCGGCCTCCCGACTCCGTTGGTGGCCGGCGGGTGAGGCCGGCAACGCGGGGACCGCCGGTCGTCGCGGCTGGACCGGCCCTGACTCCGTCGGTGACCGCCCTGGACCGCTCAGATCCTCCTGGATCACTTGACTGTTCTCGCCCCGGTGGAGAGGTGGTGCGAGGCGGTAGGAGCCCGCTGCGTCAAGCTGAGGCCGCCGGAGGGCTGTCGGCAGGCCATGGGGAGGGCCGGAATCGCGACATGCCGCTGCGGGGAGCGGTCGGGGTGGGACACCGGGCACCCCCAAGCTGCTTACCCGGTCACCGCGGTCACGGGAACGGGACGGCCTGATCCGGTGCGCCCTCGGTGGACAACGGACGGCTCGGACCCGAGCCTTCCGAGAAACTCCCCCGAAACTCCTGGCGGGAGGAGGGACCGCCGCGGTGTTTCACGTGGAACTGTGAGGCCACGGACTCAGTCGACCGGCTGTCGTGGCCACCGATCATGGAGGCAGCTCACCGACCGTGGCAGAGATCGACCCGGCGCCGGGGCTGATTCGGGACATGCCGTACCCGACCGCTCAAGCGGGAGGATCGCAACCACACCGGCGGGTACTAGGGGCGCCGGGGCTTGTTCGGGACCGGGCCGTACCCGACCTCCACAACGGGGGAGTGACATCGATGCGGCGGCCCCGGATCCGGGGATGGCTGCCGGCGCGATCCGGGGCTGGACGCCGACCGGGCGAGGGACACCGGTACGGCACGCCGAATCCGATGACGCGCTCGGACCGTCCACCGATCACCGCACTCATGATCACCGCGCCAGACTGTGACGGCTCTCCGCCGGGTGGAAGGGCGACAGATCGACGAGCAGAGCCGGGCTGCGGTCGGTGGCGACCCGGCAGGTATTCGTCGGAAGTCGACCCGGTGGAGCAGCCGGGAGAGCGGACGACCACGAGCGGAGAGGGGGAACCACCGGAGGGATGCCCAAGCCCTGCGAGGCTGACCGCCCGATCGTGGCACGCGCGGGAGTCGGCACATACGGGGAGTCAGCCTCGCAGGGAGTCGGCACCCACCGGATCGCCAGTGACGCGACCGCCAGCACTGGGAACCGGCAGCGACCACTGCTCCGGGAAGAGGGCCAGCTGGTAGCAGCCCGATCAGCGGCTGAGCGCGGCGGCCTTGACCGCTCTACCCGCGTCCATCCCAACATCCGCAGGGCGTGCGGCCTCACCGGTGCTCGTTAAGCCCGGGCCGGAGTCAGCCCATCCACCCTGGGCGTTTCACGTGAAATCGGCCGCACGCGTCCATGGTGCAGCAAGGCCCGCCCCCAGCCCGGTGGCGGACCGATCCTGAACAGAGAGCCCGCAGTCCAGTGGTTCCACGTGAAACCACGCCCCGGACGGAAGTGGCAATGCGGTACCGAGCGCCTTCGGTCGAGTCCACGCCATCAGTGCGACGGCGGGGCGACCTGTAGCTCCGTGTGCTGCTGGCGGACTCGCTCGACCTGCCTCATGGCGTTCGTGTGCCTGGGCGCACGCATCTCGGCTCCTCCCTCGAACCGCCAACCGGGAGAAGGACGTCGCCGACACGCTCACCGCACAGCCTGGGCCAAGGAGCCGCCGCACTCTAATCGCACGCCCTGGGAGAAGAAGGACGCCGGCCTGCCCACCGCACCGCCTGGGAGATGCGTCTCGGGCCGCCGGTTGGGGAGAAGAAAGGACGTGCCACCCAGCAGCCCGATCGACCGCTCGGTCGTTGAGAAGATCGGACCCGACACCTGTGAACAGGGCTGTGGACGACGGCCAAAGTTATCCACAGAAGTTTTCCACAGGCAGCACCTGTTTCACGTGAAACAGCGCGTCAGAGCCGCCCTAGCCTGTGGATGACGGGGTGTGGTGGTGATGTCATCAGCCTGTGGACAACCAGCAGGATGATCTCTCGCCGACGCTCGCCGGTCGGCGTCGTTGACCGAAATCCCCTCATGATCGGCGGCGTTCGGGGTAGGGACACCGGTCCCCGTCTCGGTTAGGGTCAGCGTCGTGCACGACACCACCCCTCCCCCCTCGGTTCCCGACTTCACCCAGTGGCCGTCCTTCCCCTTCGAGGGCGATCTTCGCGTCAAGCACCTCGACGAGCCGGTGCCGGTCGAGCCGCCCCGCAAGGGCGAAGGGCTGCGGGAGTGCATCGCCTGCAACGCGCCGGACGATGCGTACATCTGGGTCGGTGAACGGTGGCGGGTCCGGGCCATGGACCGACCCACCGGCCTGCCGATGGTGTTGATCCTGGAGTCGCGGTCGCACCTCGACCTGGGTGACCTGCCCAACCTGCTCGCCGCCGAACTCGGGGTGATGACCGTCCGCCTGGAGCGTGCCATCCGTTCGCTGGACGGCGTGGCCCGGGTGCACGTCAACCGTTGGGGCGACGGGTCGGCCCACCTGCACATGTGGTTCCTGGCCCGGCCCTACGGCCGGCTCCAGCTACGCGGCACGTTCCTGTCGCTCTGGGACTCGATCCTGCCGCCCATCTCCGAATCCCAGTGGCGGGAAAACCTGGCGCACGTCGCGGCCTGGCTGGCCGAGTTCGGAGGGCGTCCGCTCGCCGAGCCGCCCCGCATCCAGTGGCAGACCCCCTCCAGCCTCGCCGCGCAGTCGTCGGCCGAGGCGGCTGCGGCTGCCGCCGGGGAGGCGGTCTCCGTGATCGAGTCGGTGGAGGAGACTCCCGTGCCCGCGCCGGAGGAGGCCGGAACGGACCTCCTCCCGGAGGGCACCTCGCCAGTGCTGTCGGAGGAGACCTCGCTCGGCACTCCGGGCGGTGCCCACCGCGACCCCGACGTCGGCGGCACCTGGCACTCCGGGGCTGGCGATCTCCCGGAGGACGATGCCTCCGACCCCGCCAGCGGGAGCGGCTCTGACCAGACCGAAGGGACCGGCGGGACCGGCCCCGACCGGGCCGGCGGGACTGGCCCCGACCGGGCCGGCGGGACTGGCCCCGACCGGGCCGGCGGGACTGGCCCCGACCGGGCCGGCGGGACCGGCGGGACCGGCGGGACCGGCGGGACCGGCGAAACTGGATCGAGTGTCGCGGTCGGCGGGTCCGACGCCGCCGGGCGGCCGGGCAAGTCGACGGAAGGGTAGCGCCCCAGCCGGCTCAGCCGCGAAGGTTGAAGCTGCGGGAAAGGTCAGACGCGGCGGGCTGCGGCCCGACGGACCAGGGTGCCGAGGACCTGACCGAAGTCCAGCCCGGCCGCCTGGATCGCCAACGGCAGCAGTGAAGTCTCCGTCATGCCGGGCGACACGTTGACCTCCAGCACGTGCGGCCGGCCGTCCCCGTCGACGATCAGGTCGACGCGGGAGAGGTCGCGCAGCCCGAGCGCGGTGTGCGCGGCCAACGCCACCTCGGCCACCTCGGCGGCCACGGCCGCGTCGAGTCGGGCCGGGGCGTGCCAGGTGGTCCGGCCGGCGGTGTAGCGGGCCGCGTAGTCGTACACGCCGTTGCGGGGCACGATCTCCACCGGCGGAAGCGCCTGCGGCCCGTCGCCCAGGTCGACCACGGAGACCGCCACGTCCATGCCGGGCACGTACCGTTCGACCAGCGCCGTCGAGTCGTACGCGAAGCAACCGACCATCGCGGCCGGGAGCGCCGCCTCGTCCCGGACCACGGCGGCGCCCAGGCCCGAGCCGCCCTGCGTCGGCTTGACCATCAGGGGTAGCCCCAGCCGCTGGACGATCCGGTCGAGCACCGCCACCGCACCCAGCTCGGAGAAGCGGTCGTGCGGCAGGGCCACCCAGTCGGGGGTGGGGATGCCGCTCTCCCGGAGCACCGCCTTGGCCGACGGCTTGTCCCAGGCGAGCCGGGAGGCCCGTGCGTCGCAGCCGACGTAGGGGACGTCACAGAGGTCGAGCACCCCCCGCAGCGAGCCGTCCTCACCGGTGGCACCGTGCAGGGCGATCACTACGGCGTCCGGCGGGTCGGCGGCCAGCGCGGGCAGGAGCGCCACGTCGGCGTCCCGCTGTTCCGCCTCCACCCCGGTGCCGCGCAGCGCGTCGAGCACCCGCCGGCCCGACCGCAGCGAGACGTCCCGCTCGTAGGACAGGCCACCGGCGAGCACCAGCACGCGCAACTCGGCGGCCGGATCGGTGCCCGGGGACGCTACGGCGGCGGGATCGGTCACGAGGGAACGCTCGACGGGAGTGGCAGCCATGCGGGAATCATGCCAAGTCGGGGCCCGGGGCGTCCGGGCCGCCCCGCCGGCTCCCGGTCGGGGTGACCGCGCCGAAGACCTGCCGCATGGCGATCTCCTGCTCCATCACCCGGGCCAGCCGGCGCACCCCCTCCCGGATCCGTTCGGGGGTGGGGAAGGAGAAGTTGAGGCGCATGTTGCCGGTGCCGGTGCCGTCGGCGTAGAAGCCGGTGCCCGGCACGTAGGCGACCCGGGCGGCGATGGAACGCGGCACCATCGCCTTGGCGTCCAGCCCGTCGGGCAGGCTGGCCCAGACGAAGAGGCCACCGGTGGGCCTGGTCCAGGTGGTGCCCTCGGGCATCAGGTCGTGCAGCGCGCCGAGCAGCGCGTCCCGCCGCTCCCGGTAGATCTCGCGGTAGACCTTGAGCTGTTCGCGCCACGGCATCGTCGACAGGTACGTCGAGACGGCGGCCTGCGCGTAGGCACTGGGGCAGAGGATCTGCGCCTCGCTGGCGATGACCAGCTTGTCGCGTACCGCGTGCGGGGCCAGGATCCAGCCGACCCGCAGCCCGGGGGCGAACGTCTTGGAGAAGGTGCTCAGGTAGAACACCCCGTCCCGGCGGCGGGCACGCAGGGGCGCGGGGGCCTCGCCCTCGAAACCGAGCTGACCGTACGGGTCGTCCTCGACCACCAGCAGGCCGGCGCGCTCGCAGATGTCGAGCACCCGTTCCCGCCGCTCCTCGCTCAGCGTCACGCCGGCCGGGTTCTGGTAGGTGGGGATGGTGTAGAGGAACTTCACCCGCCGGCCGGCGCGGGCCTGGTCGGCGATCGCCACCTCCAGGGCCTCCGGGACCAGCCCGTCGTCGTCCATCGGCACGTGCACGACCTGTGCCTGGGCGGCCTGGAACACCCCGAGTGCGCCGACGTAGGTCGGACCCTCGGCGAGCACCACGTCACCCGGGTCGAGGAAGAGCCGGGCCACCAGGTCGAGCGCCTGCTGCCCGCCGACGGTGACCACCACGTCGTCCGGGGAGGCCCCGCAGGAGGCGTCGATACCGGAGAACGCCATCACCTCGCAGATCCGTTCGCGCAGCTCCAGACTGCCCTGGCCGATGCCGTACTGGAGGGTGGTGACGCCGTGCTCGGAGCCGAGCTTGCCGAGCATCTCGCCGACCGCGTCCAGCGGCAGCGCGGCGATGTAGGGTGCGCCACCGGCGAGCGAGACGACCTCCGGGCGGCTGGCGACCGCGAAGAGTGCCCGGATCTCCGAGGCGGTCATGCCCCGGACCCGCCGGGCGTACCGGTCGGTGTAGTCGTCGAGCGTCGTTCCGGTCATGACATCACCTCGATCGGGTGTCGGTCGGGCTCCCGCCCGCTGGGGTACCCGCAGTGCCGGCGACCATGGCGGCGCGGGGACGCCGGTCGGTCGATCGTAGTCCCCGGTGGACCGGTCAGCGGTCACGATGTGGTGCCCGTCCACATCCCGGACGGCCGTCGCCCGCTCAGGTGGCCATTCGCGCGTCCCCTCCCGTACGGTCGGCAGGCGGCGTACGATCGCTCGTCGGGGACGCAGCGGGCGACTCGGGGACGCGTGGTGGGCTGTCTCGCCTCCGAGCCTAAGTGTGGGGATGCTCTGATGTCGCGACGTCTGGTCAGTCTGACCCTCGACACCCTGGAAGACCTGCCCCGGCCGTGCCGGGAGTGCGTCTACTGGGAGTTGGACCCGGTCTCCGCCGAGCGGGCCTGTGCCAACGGCGATCCGGGGCTGGAGAAGGAGGCCTGGGTCTCCCAGACCCTGCTGGAGTGGGGTTCCTGCGGCAAGTTGGCGTACGTCGACGGGATGCCCGCCGGTTTCGTGATGTTCGCGCCACCGGCCTACGTACCCCGGTCGATGGCGTTCCCGACCTCGCCGGTCTCGGCGGACGCGGCGCTGCTGATGACCGCCAGCGTGGTGCCGGCGTTCGCCGGCGGCGGGTTGGGCCGGATGCTGGTGCAGGGCGTCGCCCGGGACCTGACCAAGCGGGGCATCAAGGCCATTGAGGCGTTCGGCGACGCGAAGTTCGGCGACGAGCCGGACGACTCCGTCCGGGCCTGTGTGGCACCGACCGACTTCTTCCTCTCGGTGGGCTTCAAGACGGTGCGTCCGCATCCGCGCTACCCACGCCTGCGACTTGAGCTGCGCACCGCGCTGAGCTGGAAGTCCGACGTCGAGTACGCGCTGGAGAAGCTGCTCGGCTCGATGAGCCCGGAGAGCCTGCTCCGCCCGGTCCGTCCCGCCCCGGCGACCCGCTCCAGCGCCGGCTGAGCCGGCGGTTGCTCAGCGGCGGACCGCGCCGGCGGCCACCACCGCCCGTAGCTCGCTCACGTCGATCGAGCCGGTCGGCACGTCCCGCTCCACCGGGAAGAACATCCGCTGCACGGCGGCCACGATCGCCTCGACGAGCCGGTCCCGGAACCGTGGGTCGACCAGCCGGGACCGGTCCTGCGGGGAGGTCAGGTAGCCCACCTCGACCCGGACGGCGGGCATCCTGGTCAGCCGCAGCAGGTCCCAGGTCTTGGCATGGGTGCGACAGTCCCGCAGCCCGGTCCGTGCCACGATCTCCCGTTGCACCAGCCCGGCGAGTCGTTCACCGGTGGCCGAGGTGACGCCGTTGTCGGTGCCGTAGTGGTAGGTGGCCACCCCGTCGGCGGCCGGATTGGGGTGGCCGTCGGTGTGCAGCGAGATGAAGACGTCCGCGCCGAGCGAGTTGGCCAGCTCCGCCCGGTCGGTGTCCGGCAGGCAGCTGCGGGACGCGGGACCTCGGGTCAGCTGCACCCGTACCCCGGCCGCGGCGAGCCGGCCCTCCAGTCGGCTGGCCAGGTCGTGCACCAGGTCCGCCTCGGTCCAGCGCAGGTCGCCGTCGGGCACCACGACCCCCGGGTCGACGCCGCCGTGCCCCGGATCGATGACCACGGTCCGGCCGACCAGCGTCGGGCCGGACTGCCGGATCGCGTCGGACTCGCGGAGCCACTGGGGGCGTCCGCCGACCACCTTGCGGCCGAGCCGCCGCAGCGCGCCCATCGTGTACGGGCCGCAGGAGCCGTCGGGCTTCAGCCCCACCTCGCGTTGGAACTGCGCCACCGCCCGTGAGGTGCGGACCCCGTAGATGGCATCGGCGCGACCGGTGTCGTACCCCATCTCCAGCAGCCGCTCCTGCAACGACCGGACGTCCTCGCCGGTGAGGGGCTCGGGCACCGCGTGGTAGAGGGTGCGGGCGCCGAGCCGCCAGCGGGCGGCGTCCAGCGCCCGCCAGGTCTCCGCGCCGACCCGGCCGTCGGCGCTGAGCCCCCGGGACTGCTGGAAGGCCCGCACGGCGCGTTCGGTGGCGCTGTCGAACTCGTCGCCCGGGGCGGCCGGCAGCAGGTCCAGGCCGGTCAGGACGGCGCGGATCTCGGCCACTGCCGGTCCGCGGTCACCAGGTCGGATCGGACGCACGCAGGACCCCCTCGGAGGTTGGCTGCCGGGCACCGTCGCTGACGGCCACGCTGCGCGTCCGGTCGGAGCGGCGCTTACGGAGCGTACCGTGGCAGGACCGCGCAGGGTCGACGTTCGCGCAGGTCGACCGTGGTGACGACGGAACCCCGCACCCGGTGGGGGCGCGGGGTTCCGGTGGTACGGGGGTGGTTACAGCGCGGACTCGATCAGCCGGACCAGTTCGCCCTTCGGCTTGGCCCCGGCGATCGACTGCACCGGCTCGCCATTCTTGAAGATGGTGAGGGTCGGCACCGACATGATCCGGTAGGCGCGGGCCGTCTCCGGGTTCTCGTCGATGTTGAGCTTGACGATGGTGACCTGGCCGGCCATCTCGCCCGCGATCTCCTCCAGCAGCGGCGACACCTTGCGGCACGGCCCGCACCACTCGGCCCAGAAGTCCACCAGGACCGGCTTGTCGGACTTCAGCACGTCGGCGGTGAAGCTGGCGTCGGTGACGACCTTCGTTGCTCCCACTATGACCCTCCTGCTCGGTTGTTGGCGTTGCGGTCGTTCAGCTCAGGGTCGCGATGAACCGCTCGGCGTCGAGGGCGGCGGCACAGCCCGTGCCGGCGGCGGTGATCGCCTGCCGGTAGGTGTGGTCGACCACGTCACCGGCGGCGAAGACGCCCGGCACGCTGGTCCGGGTGCTCGGCGCCTGCACCTTCACGTAACCCTCGTCGTCCAGCTCGACCTGGTCGCGGAAGAGTTCACTGCGCGGGTCGTGGCCGATCGCCACGAAGACGCCGGTCACGTCGAGTACCTTGACGTCGCCGGTGTGCACGTGGCGGATCCGGACGCCGGTCACCTTGCCGTCGTCGCCGAGCACCTCCTCGACGGTGCTGTTCCACTCGACCCTGATCTTGTCGTTGCCCAGCGCGCGGTCGGCCATGATCTTGCTGGCCCGGAACGAGTCGCGCCGGTGGATGATGGTGACCGACTCGGCGAACCGGGTCAGGAAGCTGGCCTCCTCCATCGCGGAGTCCCCGCCGCCGACCACCACGATGTGCTGGTTGCGGAAGAAGAACCCGTCACAGGTGGCGCAGGACGACACGCCGTGCCCCAGGTACTCCTGCTCACCCGGCACGCCCAGCGGACGCCAGGCCGAGCCGGTGGAGAGGATGACGGCCTTCGCCCGGTAGGCGGTCTGCCCGACCCACACCGTGCTCACCGCGGCGGAACCGGTGTCGCCGGTGTCCTTCAGCTCCACCCGGGTGACGTCGTCGGTCAGGAACTCCGCGCCGAACCGCTCGGCCTGCTTGCGCATGTTGTCCATCAGCTCGGGGCCGAGGATGCCGTCGGCGAAACCGGGGAAGTTCTCCACCTCGGTCGTGGTCATCAGCGCACCGCCGGACTGGACACCCTCGATCACGAGTGGCTTGAGGTTGGCACGCGCGGCGTA
Above is a window of Micromonospora rifamycinica DNA encoding:
- the trxB gene encoding thioredoxin-disulfide reductase: MDEVRNLIIIGSGPAGYTAAVYAARANLKPLVIEGVQSGGALMTTTEVENFPGFADGILGPELMDNMRKQAERFGAEFLTDDVTRVELKDTGDTGSAAVSTVWVGQTAYRAKAVILSTGSAWRPLGVPGEQEYLGHGVSSCATCDGFFFRNQHIVVVGGGDSAMEEASFLTRFAESVTIIHRRDSFRASKIMADRALGNDKIRVEWNSTVEEVLGDDGKVTGVRIRHVHTGDVKVLDVTGVFVAIGHDPRSELFRDQVELDDEGYVKVQAPSTRTSVPGVFAAGDVVDHTYRQAITAAGTGCAAALDAERFIATLS
- a CDS encoding GNAT family N-acetyltransferase: MSRRLVSLTLDTLEDLPRPCRECVYWELDPVSAERACANGDPGLEKEAWVSQTLLEWGSCGKLAYVDGMPAGFVMFAPPAYVPRSMAFPTSPVSADAALLMTASVVPAFAGGGLGRMLVQGVARDLTKRGIKAIEAFGDAKFGDEPDDSVRACVAPTDFFLSVGFKTVRPHPRYPRLRLELRTALSWKSDVEYALEKLLGSMSPESLLRPVRPAPATRSSAG
- a CDS encoding N-acetylmuramoyl-L-alanine amidase yields the protein MRPIRPGDRGPAVAEIRAVLTGLDLLPAAPGDEFDSATERAVRAFQQSRGLSADGRVGAETWRALDAARWRLGARTLYHAVPEPLTGEDVRSLQERLLEMGYDTGRADAIYGVRTSRAVAQFQREVGLKPDGSCGPYTMGALRRLGRKVVGGRPQWLRESDAIRQSGPTLVGRTVVIDPGHGGVDPGVVVPDGDLRWTEADLVHDLASRLEGRLAAAGVRVQLTRGPASRSCLPDTDRAELANSLGADVFISLHTDGHPNPAADGVATYHYGTDNGVTSATGERLAGLVQREIVARTGLRDCRTHAKTWDLLRLTRMPAVRVEVGYLTSPQDRSRLVDPRFRDRLVEAIVAAVQRMFFPVERDVPTGSIDVSELRAVVAAGAVRR
- the trxA gene encoding thioredoxin; translation: MGATKVVTDASFTADVLKSDKPVLVDFWAEWCGPCRKVSPLLEEIAGEMAGQVTIVKLNIDENPETARAYRIMSVPTLTIFKNGEPVQSIAGAKPKGELVRLIESAL
- a CDS encoding D-alanine--D-alanine ligase family protein; this encodes MAATPVERSLVTDPAAVASPGTDPAAELRVLVLAGGLSYERDVSLRSGRRVLDALRGTGVEAEQRDADVALLPALAADPPDAVVIALHGATGEDGSLRGVLDLCDVPYVGCDARASRLAWDKPSAKAVLRESGIPTPDWVALPHDRFSELGAVAVLDRIVQRLGLPLMVKPTQGGSGLGAAVVRDEAALPAAMVGCFAYDSTALVERYVPGMDVAVSVVDLGDGPQALPPVEIVPRNGVYDYAARYTAGRTTWHAPARLDAAVAAEVAEVALAAHTALGLRDLSRVDLIVDGDGRPHVLEVNVSPGMTETSLLPLAIQAAGLDFGQVLGTLVRRAAARRV
- a CDS encoding aminotransferase-like domain-containing protein, with protein sequence MTGTTLDDYTDRYARRVRGMTASEIRALFAVASRPEVVSLAGGAPYIAALPLDAVGEMLGKLGSEHGVTTLQYGIGQGSLELRERICEVMAFSGIDASCGASPDDVVVTVGGQQALDLVARLFLDPGDVVLAEGPTYVGALGVFQAAQAQVVHVPMDDDGLVPEALEVAIADQARAGRRVKFLYTIPTYQNPAGVTLSEERRERVLDICERAGLLVVEDDPYGQLGFEGEAPAPLRARRRDGVFYLSTFSKTFAPGLRVGWILAPHAVRDKLVIASEAQILCPSAYAQAAVSTYLSTMPWREQLKVYREIYRERRDALLGALHDLMPEGTTWTRPTGGLFVWASLPDGLDAKAMVPRSIAARVAYVPGTGFYADGTGTGNMRLNFSFPTPERIREGVRRLARVMEQEIAMRQVFGAVTPTGSRRGGPDAPGPDLA